In Thalassococcus sp. S3, the sequence CGCAACGTCATAGGTGCCGATAGCACCCGCCTTGAGACTGGCCAAAAGCGCTTCGTTGGAATCGTAGGTGTCCATGACGACATCAATTCCGGTCTCACTGGTGAACTTGTCCAACAGCTCTTGCGGGATGTATTCAAACCAGTGGTAGACAACCACTTGCCCGTCGGCTGCCGCCGCTTGTGCCGTTATGGCAAGTGCCATCGCCGCGGCTGTTGTTTGCATGAGTTTTTTCATGTTTCTCTCCTCTGTTGTGCTATTTCGTGTTGTCTGTTTTGCTGACGAAATAACTGATCGTTACCAGGATGATCGAGACGGCCAGAAGTAGGGTCGAGATCGCCATGACATTCGGTTTGAGCCCTTGTTTGACTGATCCGAAAATTGCGGTTGGCAGTGTTTCGACGCCCGCGCCCTTCACGAAATTCGTGATGATGAAATCGTCGAGGCTGACGATGAAGGCCAACAGGAAGCCCGAGATGATGCCGGGCATCATCAGGGGAAGCAGGATCTTGGTGAAGGCCTGTCTGCGGGTCGCGTAGAGATCCATGGCCGCCTGTTCATAGCTGTCTTCGATCCCTTGCATTCGGGCTGAGATCGGCAGGTAGGCAAAGGGGATGCAAAAAGCGATATGTGCGATGAGGATGGTCAGCAGGCCCCGGTCGAAGCCAATGGCGTTGAAAAAGATCAGGGTCGCAACCGCCAGAACGATCTCAGGCACCATCAGGGGCAATGAAATCAACCCGAAAGAGGCGGTGCGCAGGCGGAACCGTCCGCCACGCACCATGGCCGTGGCGGCCAAAGTGGCGATGGTCGTGGCGACACTGGCGGCGATGATGGCGATGACAAAGCTGTTCCACGCCGCGCGTTTGAACTTTCCGCTCTCCGGGCCGGTAAAGACATCTACATACCATCGCAGGCT encodes:
- a CDS encoding ABC transporter permease, yielding MAAKRCDIKAFPGFRAITILCLFVLYAPLLIVTIYSFNASNSITAWEGLSLRWYVDVFTGPESGKFKRAAWNSFVIAIIAASVATTIATLAATAMVRGGRFRLRTASFGLISLPLMVPEIVLAVATLIFFNAIGFDRGLLTILIAHIAFCIPFAYLPISARMQGIEDSYEQAAMDLYATRRQAFTKILLPLMMPGIISGFLLAFIVSLDDFIITNFVKGAGVETLPTAIFGSVKQGLKPNVMAISTLLLAVSIILVTISYFVSKTDNTK